tttgtttttattatatattaGGCCTACTGATCAGTGAatattttggaaaagtttccgtatggcgccaccactttttcattcgaaataaaataatatagtatctaatttacctgattgatatatccctttttgtaaaaatgagtgaaaaagtggtggcgccatacggaaagttatccactaTTTTGGTTATTTTACTATTTTATGGAAATTATGCCCCACCACAAGAAAGAGGCCACATCCATGATCCATCATACTCATACTCCTATGTCCATCTAAGccatataataatatttcaatacaTCATCACATGGCAGGTGCCCATAGTactattaccagggcccaatttcatagagctgcttaagcacaaacaattgcttaagcaaaaatttcattgcttagtaaaatcagattaccggccaagactccactcaattgttatgctaagtaaacaacagctaaatactagtcataagcaatgtatatggcatgacattttggccagtaacatgtgtaaaataagcgagctattttcgtgcttaagcaaattttttgcttaagcagctctatgaaattggccccagattaCATCATGATCTTTACTTCACGGACACTGGCATGGAATCGATAGCATTGGGACTGTTATTATCCCCACACTCCACAGGCTATTATAAAACACAAAACGACAAAGCAAGCACCTCCCCCTTCCACTACGCGCACCGCGGGCCGAGCATTCATTCATGATGCCGCGGCCGATCAATCGTTCGACCCCAACCAGCAAAACCAAAAACCATCAACGTAAAAATTTTTAAGCAAATAACAACAGAGAGATCACAGTTTAATCATGGCTATGAGAGGAACCATGGCGGTCTATTCCAACCTCAGATTAGAATTACAATATTCtcatttatttttcacttacCGGTAAAATTATCTATCCAGAAAATGATGTGTACGCTGACGACATgatgataacaaaataatattttttttttttccgtgaGTAGTACGATACGGCGGACGTACGACGTAATGTGCGTGTGTGTCTCGCCGCCGATtagatagagggcgctatttataaAAATAGCTAATGAAGTTTCAAGCCACCGACGACTGTTTTCTGTTCATGCAATGCACGTGTGAAGTAAAGTCAAGCCGTTTAAACACTTGCAGATTAACATATAACGGAAAATGGGGCTTCTTTCTGCCATAACTATACCTGTTGATGGACTCAGGCAGCAGCAGGGCAGCGTTGCAGCTCACGTGGAGAGAGAAAACTTCGGAAATGGAACTCTTTACATCGCTGAAAGGTCCGAAAGTTAATGAAATTCATGTTTGTGTCAGTTTGTGTGTGGCAGACTAAATCAAATCGTCGTTCGTTTTGTATACGTTTCGTCTGGGTGTCAGTGCAAATTAGTTCAATAACAAAATCGAGCTATTTTTGATTTCATTCCATTCAGTGACagtgttaaaataaaaatgtggtattgatattattaatttacaatattaatttgaagctcttgacaaaCTTTGAAATGAGTTCCACATTCTGATTCAcactttatttttcattaataataaaataatcaatcatattataaatataataataatataaatatgttatcgtaaaaaaaaaaatgaatttttgaaaGCCTTCCTTCGTCTTTTTCTTTGTAATTCCTTGGTATGGATTTGGGGGACAATAAAGACATTaaattgtttataataatatgttGTTACTAAAAAAGAAATGCAAAACTAGTATTTGTTGTAgatctagttgcgataacaacCCTGTctggagggttacgttatcgcaactattgtAGATCGTGTTACTGGGGCGCtgttctcttttctttttttcttttttttaaattattctttTTCATATGACCAATAATTATCAGTTGACACtgacaaatttcaaaaaaaaggaGCCTGGTCGGCGCCCCAGTAACTGGGTCTATATTTATTAGATATTCTCTCATATACAACAGTTGGTTCAACGTCTATGATATGAAAAGCAcacatcaagaaattgtgattcagtactGGACTAGTAGTACAATAATTGTAACGCTCCGGTGAGGGTCGAGACCCTCGCGAGCTTCGCCGGAGcattataaaatattgttactaaaactagacgacaatacttattctagtcattgtgaaatcaatggTTAGCTTGGaaagattcaaacccacaaccttgtaattgcaagtcctgcagtctaaccactggaccacggttagcttggtaggattctaacccacaaccttgtaattgctcgcagtctaaccactgtacatgtactttgttttcatttacaGCCAAGTGTCATGGGTGAACAGTGGGGGTCAAGGTTTCACCATTCCCTACCCAGCGATATCCCTGCATGCTGTTTCAAAAGATTTAACAGCGTATCCGCATGAGTGTCTGTACTTAATGATTGACGCGTCCATCATGCCCGAAGTACTAGAGGTAAGGCCATAAAAAAATGGAGAATGTTGAGCGCAATCTTCATCTGTTTCTGCTGTGTACCATATGGCTTGCCTGTAAGGCAAAATACAGCTGATTTTGTGTTTCATGTCATAGATCGAATGACCTTTAACATTCCAGGGTATTTTCTGACAGGCAAGATAAGTTGTTAGTCATTGCTGTGTCTTAAAGGATTcagatactttttcaaaatgtccacagatttacattaaacttacagggtttgaagataatgatagtggaaagcttcccttccaAATATTagtactaaggttgtgtagtttttgagaaatgagtaaaacaagtcacaaaatagttttggtctcatgagactaaaactattttagcatgtaaaatcccctcaaccagttatgatattataccaagaCCACAGCATAACTGGtcaatacgtttttacatgttaaactgagacgaaaattattacttttactcatttctcaaaaactacagcacctcagtatgtaaaatttcaagggaagctttctactatcataatcttcaaactgtgtaagtttaatgtaaatctgttgacattgtgttttttgttaggaaaaagtacatataccctttaaccctttagagaccatatCGACCACCAACGCCTTGTACCTAAATGGCCAGAGCGGCCGGCCGCAAGGTTTGATCTATATCCATTCAAATGTAGAGGTCAAAGAAAAAAGGTTGTGTCCGGATACCACATTTTCCAAGTAGTGTGTTTAAAACATAGTATCCTAAAttctaaacacaaaactaaattgCCCGTGTCATGTTACTTtagttgatattttttactgaTAAAATTTGATCCGAGAAATGAACAATCTTAGTCTATGTTTGGGTGTTTTTCTGATGAtaacagaaatgaatggtctctaaAACTCATTGCATCATTTCTATTTGGTCGTAGGTTCCAAGATGTCAAGATACTGGAGGATCTGGAGATAACAACGAAGAAGAAGAAACGGAAGAAGAAGACGACACAATCAGAGAGATTAGATTCATACCAGAGGATAAGCAAACATGTAAGAGACATCTCACATAGACTCGATTAAATCAAATATAATGTGTGTAGAACAAGCTTCTTCGACACATACACCTACAGCTTGTGAAACAGTAACATATGTGGGTACACATGTAGCTGTTTTCCCCGTTTGATTCACTTGTTTTTGGTCTTAAATTTTGTTAAGGGTTGCAGTAAAAGAGTCTTTTTTAAAAGTCTTTTTAAAGTGTGCATATATACCCTGTTTATAAGAACTGCCTATGATTATCCATAAGAGTGGCTTTTGGCATTGTTTAGGGaaaaaatttgtgtacaaaatactAATATGAGGATGGATAGATTATAGTCTAAGTGGAGTCATTTTGTTGCCTGTAAGGCTGCTGTGCATTTTCTCCAGATTCTCCTGTCtcttatttgttgttgttgttgtttatttcagTGGAGCAGTTGTTTACAGTGATGTCCGATTGTCAGATACTTCATCCTGACCCAGATGACTCGGAACCTTCAGATGGGGACTATGGTGACGAATTTGGTACGATACTCAAAGTTTCctagcaatttaaaaaaaaatgtataatatcATTACATATCTAACAGCGCAATTAGTGTCAATAACATCATGAATATGAAACAAAAAGAAGtgctcagttttagatgtggtaaGAAAGCTCCAATGGGGAAAACCCatacagtcaggtagggactgaaaacccaatccacatacgTAAAGCATGTTTTTGGGCAGGGTATGGTAAAATGGTGTCCGAATTCGCTGGATATTGAAAAACTGGGTGTAGATGTAAATGGCAGATACAAAAGAATATCAAAATTTTAAACGGGGTGTCCAAATAACATctagacacccctctggctaacactatgcaTGTAAGGCTCcgggtctgaggtgggattcgaaccaaggtCTGCAGAGTCGAAAGACGggaaaagaaaccactgagccaacccgATCTTCTCTGATTCTTATGGGACACACTGAAGTGTTATATTTTCCCAGTATTCCACTTCTACGTGTGGGATTGTAAATGTTAAAATCCTCTTACTCTCGGTGAGTATTTTCCAGTGAGATGACCAACCATGTAAAACcgtacaacaaaatgggttgtGTAAGGAGGAGTGTGTGTGC
The sequence above is a segment of the Asterias amurensis chromosome 12, ASM3211899v1 genome. Coding sequences within it:
- the LOC139944833 gene encoding methylosome subunit pICln-like; amino-acid sequence: MGLLSAITIPVDGLRQQQGSVAAHVERENFGNGTLYIAESQVSWVNSGGQGFTIPYPAISLHAVSKDLTAYPHECLYLMIDASIMPEVLEVPRCQDTGGSGDNNEEEETEEEDDTIREIRFIPEDKQTLEQLFTVMSDCQILHPDPDDSEPSDGDYGDEFDDAEDDMGEIAEVEEGSGVSQVTDRNAQGSQVVATQNGHTDSSKIRTEGISGQDEPMDTGQFADAEMEPDH